In Carya illinoinensis cultivar Pawnee chromosome 16, C.illinoinensisPawnee_v1, whole genome shotgun sequence, a single window of DNA contains:
- the LOC122299542 gene encoding pentatricopeptide repeat-containing protein At3g21470 codes for MTINLSQSPQVITHYPQSQIQINNQQNEGLSNWCYLVRNHISKGSPREAIVLFTQIRRKGLHHLGVAVPLIFKACASLSFLSFGKALHADSVKAGVDCGVMVGTSLVDMYAKCGNVVDSRKMFDYMPGRSVVTWNAMIGGYLRIEDTRSASVLFERMSTRNAVTWIEMIDGFAKRRDTVTARRLFNRVPPELKNVVTWTVMVDGYTSNGDMEAAREIFEEMPDRNFFAWSSMISGYCKKGDVKEAKAIFERIPVRNLVNWNSLISGYAQNGFCEGALDAFGEMQAEGFEPDEVTIASVLSACAQLGLLDAGKEIHCAIHRKGILINVFVLNGLVDMYAKCGELAIARLVFERTDEKNIACWNAMISGYATHGQCKEALEIFGEMESSNRRPDDITFLSVLSACVHGGFVNEGMEIFSKMEKYSLKPSIKHYGCLVDLMARAGRLKEAYDLIKRMPMKPNDTVWTAMLGACRIYLDMEMTDEIEKEGTLNAKMMTANESLCILLSHIYAASNRWEKAERMRTLMINEGMQKTPGCSSLIPSSTNTILGC; via the coding sequence ATGACAATTAATTTGTCCCAAAGCCCACAGGTAATTACACATTACCCTCAATCGCAAATCCAAATAAATAATCAGCAAAATGAAGGTCTCTCGAATTGGTGCTACCTCGTAAGGAATCATATCTCCAAAGGATCCCCAAGAGAAGCCATTGTTTTGTTCACCCAAATTCGCCGTAAAGGACTTCACCATCTGGGTGTGGCAGTCCCTTTGATTTTCAAGGCTTGTGCTTCTCTTTCCTTCCTTAGTTTTGGGAAAGCTTTGCACGCAGATTCGGTCAAGGCTGGGGTGGACTGTGGGGTTATGGTCGGGACCTCATTGGTTGATATGTATGCCAAGTGTGGCAATGTGGTTGACTCGCGTAAAATGTTTGATTATATGCCTGGGAGAAGTGTTGTGACATGGAATGCCATGATCGGGGGGTACCTGAGGATTGAAGATACAAGATCTGCGTCAGTTTTATTTGAAAGGATGTCGACGCGAAATGCAGTGACTTGGATTGAAATGATTGATGGGTTTGCAAAGCGCAGAGATACTGTCACTGCCAGGCGATTGTTCAACAGGGTTCCTCCTGAGTTGAAGAATGTCGTTACTTGGACTGTGATGGTTGATGGGTACACCAGCAATGGGGATATGGAGGCAGCAAGGGAAATTTTTGAGGAGATGCCAGACAGGAATTTCTTTGCTTGGTCGTCAATGATTTCTGGGTACTGTAAGAAGGGTGATGTCAAAGAGGCCAAGGCCATTTTCGAACGAATTCCAGTCCGGAATTTGGTGAATTGGAATTCATTGATTTCCGGGTATGCACAGAATGGGTTTTGTGAAGGAGCTCTGGACGCATTTGGCGAAATGCAAGCTGAAGGATTCGAGCCTGATGAGGTCACTATTGCGAGCGTTCTATCTGCCTGTGCTCAGTTGGGGCTGTTGGATGCTGGTAAAGAAATCCACTGTGCAATACATCGTAAGGGCATTCTCATCAATGTATTTGTTTTAAATGGATTGGTCGACATGTATGCAAAATGTGGGGAATTAGCCATTGCGAGGTTGGTCTTTGAAAGGACTGATGAGAAGAACATTGCCTGTTGGAATGCCATGATCTCGGGTTATGCCACTCATGGACAATGCAAAGAGGCTCTTGAAATTTTTGGCGAAATGGAAAGTTCCAATAGAAGACCTGATGACATAACCTTTCTTTCCGTTCTCTCAGCGTGTGTACACGGGGGTTTTGTCAATGAAGGTATGGAAATATTTTCCAAGATGGAGAAGTACAGCTTGAAACCAAGCATCAAGCACTATGGTTGCTTAGTTGACCTTATGGCACGAGCAGGGAGATTGAAAGAGGCTTATGATTTGATCAAGAGAATGCCAATGAAACCGAATGACACAGTTTGGACAGCCATGCTGGGAGCTTGTCGAATTTATCTGGACATGGAGATGACAGACGAGATAGAAAAAGAGGGCACTTTAAATGCGAAGATGATGACTGCTAACGAGTCACTTTGCATTCTTCTGTCACATATTTATGCTGCTTCAAATAGATGGGAGAAGGCTGAAAGGATGAGGACGCTCATGATTAATGAAGGGATGCAAAAGACACCAGGGTGCAGTTCTCTTATACCCAGCAGTACGAACACCATTTTGGGCTGTTAA
- the LOC122299543 gene encoding probable glucuronosyltransferase Os01g0926400, producing the protein MGSIGNKGRPVAAQQTPLCTRAHQIGSLLLVFGTFFLTRLLDRSFPACPNFSSDRFPTTYQSLVGFSGHGGSLSWPDRGYGSHLSLKIYVYDEDEIDGLKPLMYGRKGTITAQACLKGQWGTQVKVHKLLLKSSYRTRKKEEADLFFVPAYVKCVRMMGGLNDKEIDRTYVKVISQMPYFRRSGGRDHIFIFPSGAGAHLFKSWATYINRSIILTPEGDRTDKKDTSSFNTWKDLIIPGNVDDRMTKTGDTLVQPLPLSKRKYLANYLGRAQGKVGRLQLIELAKQFPDKLESPELKFSGPDKLGRIEYFEHLRNAKFCLAPRGESSWSLRYYESYFVECVPVILSDQIELPFQNVIDYSRISIKWPSTQIGPQFLDYLDSIPDEDIERMIARGRQMRCLWVYAPESESCSAMHGILWELQRKVRQFHQSAETFWLHNGSIVNRNLVEFSNWKPPIPLP; encoded by the exons ATGGGGAGCATTGGCAACAAAGGCAGGCCAGTGGCAGCCCAGCAGACCCCTCTCTGCACGCGTGCCCACCAGATTGGATCCCTCCTCCTAGTCTTCGGCACCTTCTTCCTCACCCGCCTCCTTGACCGCTCCTTTCCTGCCTGCCCGAACTTCTCCTCCGATCGCTTCCCGACGACGTACCAGAGCCTCGTCGGCTTCTCCGGCCACGGCGGGTCCCTCTCCTGGCCAGACAGAGGCTACGGGTCCCACCTCTCGCTTAAGATCTACGTCTACGACGAGGACGAGATCGATGGACTGAAGCCACTCATGTATGGAAGAAAGGGTACCATCACCGCCCAGGCTTGCTTGAAGGGCCAGTGGGGCACTCAG GTTAAAGTACATAAGCTGCTTCTGAAGTCGAGTTATAGGAcgagaaagaaagaggaagcaGATCTGTTCTTTGTGCCGGCGTACGTTAAATGTGTTCGGATGATGGGTGGTCTTAATGATAAAGAGATTGACCGGACCTATGTTAAG GTCATTAGTCAAATGCCATATTTCAGGCGATCTGGAGGCCGTGaccacatttttattttcccgAG TGGTGCTGGAGCTCACTTGTTTAAATCTTGGGCTACCTACATAAATCGTTCCATTATTCTCACTCCTGAG GGGGACCGGACTGATAAGAAAGACACAAGTTCTTTCAATACATGGAAAGATCTCATAATTCCTGGCAATGTTGATGATAGGATGACTAAGACCGGGGATACCCTCGTCCAACCTTTGCCTCTATCGAAGCGGAAGTATTTGGCAAACTATTTAGGTCGTGCACAAGGAAAGGTTGGCCGCCTTCAGTTAATTGAGCTTGCCAAGCAATTCCCAGACAAG TTGGAATCTCCAGAGCTGAAGTTCAGTGGCCCTGACAAATTGGGAAGGATCGAGTATTTTGAACACCTTCGTAATGCAAAGTTCTGCCTTGCTCCTCGTGGGGAGTCATCGTGGTCTCTTCGATATTACGAGTCTTACTttgtg GAGTGTGTCCCAGTGATCTTATCGGATCAAATAGAATTGCCTTTTCAGAACGTTATTGACTACAGCCGGATATCAATCAAATGGCCATCCACTCAAATTGGTCCCCAATTTTTGGACTACCTAGACTCTATACCAG ATGAAGATATAGAGAGGATGATTGCCCGTGGCAGACAAATGAGGTGCCTATGGGTTTATGCTCCTGAATCAGAGTCATGTTCAGCAATGCATGGGATTTTGTGGGAACTTCAGAGGAAAGTTCGGCAATTTCATCAGTCGGCTGAGACATTCTGGCTGCACAATGGATCTATAGTAAACAGAAACTTGGTTGAATTCTCTAACTGGAAACCTCCCATCCCTTTGCCTTGA